GCACACGAGGCACCTCCCCCAATTTCTGCAAATCTTCACGCACACGTGTCACCCATCCCAGTTCCTATAAATCTTCATGCATCGGAGTCATCCAACCCAGTTTTCACGAATCTTCAAGCGCATGTGTCATCCATCCCGGGCTCCACGAATCCTCGTACAGGTACGTGTGTACATGGCAGTACGTAACGGTAGAAATTTTGGCAATGCAGTGAATTAGACTAAATTGCAGAAGATGTTGAAATTCGCGGAAGGAGACTGCAAGCATACACCACCTGAGAGGCTCCGGCATGTACATACGCACACTTTATCAACAGGACCGGCGGAAATCACCGTTCAGGTCATCAAGAAGTGGACGTTGGGTAGCAGTAATTTCCTGGTTTTGAACATTTTGTAGGTGATCTTCTGATATCCCTGAAGAGATGTACCCTAAATAATGAGATTCATTACCTTCTTTAATTAAACATAAGGTGGTTGCAAGCATCAGTTCGGATGTTCCACCTTTTGTATATTAACCATTTCTTGAATAATAGCTTGccttttttttactttaaatcAGAAACATTCATTTCTATAAACTTATTATGTTCTGCACAACTAATTAAACTTGCAAGCTACAAAAGATGCAAAACGCGAACTACGTGAATGGTTAACCCTACAGGTTCTTTTCCACTtatataaagaataaaaaaatacagGTGTCTTTTTTGAAGGATTGGAATACCTGTATCAATCAAAATATCAACAGTAATATCTTTATGTCGAGAAAATTTATATCTTTGTGATACAAAAATAATATTCATAATCACTACAAAAGCAGATGATGCAGGGATATGGAATCAAAGAAGACAGACTAGATAGAGAAGAAAAGTTCTGTATAAGAGTTCTTGCTACCATGAACCTAGATTATTGATCAAATGTGTATACACAAAATGATAAAAACATTTATATACCTTTATCTCAATGTTGCTGTGTTTGTGTGCTATGAGATTCTGATATGAATCCTGGGTCTCCAAACATGTTATAGTGCACTGAAGTCAAAGCTGGACTAATGCTCAGTCGCGAAACTGAAAAGGATCCTAACttttgacccaaaaaaaaaaggatcctaACTCCCGTATAAGCGCATTCTTCAAGTATAGAAACATTTCAGAGATACACTCGAGATGCCTTCGCAAGCCAATGCCCTTAAGATAACCCCAGGTCACTAAACTAAAGTTTCAGCCTTTAGCTTCTGGTGATTGGATTTTGACCTGCAGCGATGAAACTGGTGGGTGGCCAGTAACATCTTTGTAACATCTCAGCCTTATTCTGGAGAGGAGCAGCAGCAGTAGCACTCGTTCCGTCACAGGAGGCTGCATGATCTTATGACACCTGCCATATATTTCTAAGCCCTTCACAGAACAAGAATCTGTAACAGGCAATCTCATATCGGTTTCTGTGGGAATCAGATGGACGAGAGGCGGCAGATCAACATAAAGTCAGCAGAGCGAGTTCATTTTCACCACATCTCAGTTTCCAGTACACGCGTCTGCATTATTGGATCTTAATGGTCAGGTGAATCATCGAAGTGTATGCTATAAAATGGCCATCTGTCACACCGTAAGTTGGAAGCTGCCTAACATCCTTTCCAAGCAAAGCCACTCGCTGTTTATGTGATGCAACCATTTCAATGCTCTCTCTTCAGCTAATACATATTAATGCACACAAAAGGAAATTCAATGGCAACCCATGATTCCAAAAATTATACTTGCTGATAGGAAGATCACAGCTAGCCAGCAGACACTCCTTCCCTTGACATGGCAATGCAAATAGAATGTGCTACATACTAGTGGGTGCATTGCCAGACGCTGATATTAATTTTCTGTTTCCTTTGCATGTATAGTCAAGTACTAAAAATAATACAATGCTGCTACATATTAGAGCCCATTACTTACTGCAATAACAGTCAATATCagttaatataacatattaatttTACTATGGATCAATTCTTATGTTTTACATTAATAATATTTTGCAGCTTTAATAATGGTCAAAATGGTTTCGGGCTGGCACTTTCCTATCAAAACATACCATAGGAACGAACCTCAATCATATTAATCTCCCACTAGGAGCTTCCCTGTCACAAGGTTCATTGGATGCACGTAGTGGGCAATCTTCAGAAATGTAAAACATGAAGTTTGGAATGCCCGGTAAAAGAGATGAAGTGGttttaaatataattatcaTTTGGTGACACAAGATTGCTGTTCAAAGATCCAAAAGCCTAAACAGTATCAGCAGATTAAACTGTTACAGTAACCAGAAGATGGAAACTAACGCACAGATAGCTTTTTATGATCAAGAAAATTGGTTCACTGTAACTGATATGAAGAAAAAGTGAAACCTAAGTGCTTCTCATTGCTGCACTTTAGTTCAAGCTTCTGAAATGGGCTGCAGTTTGTCAACCAAAAATTTGTGAGAACAATGTCAAATCTGTTTTGGGTTTTGCATACCATGTAGAAACAAGAAGATTTTAGTTAAATATGACAATAAAAGCCTAATATTTAGAGATAAGATGTCAAAACAGGATAAAGAAGCAGGCCACAAAGAAATGGCTTTAAGCTTACCTACTGTTTGGATCGTAATAAAAGCCATTAATAGAGCCATCACTGCAGGAAAAGCAAACATAATAGAAGCCAGCAATAGTCAAGCCGCAGTCTATTCCAACATTAACAAAGTACTGCTCCTTCCATCTCTGAAACATGCAGGGAAGTAGGCATTATCTTGTTGATAGAATTAAGTGTAATGCTCTAAGAGGAAATTGGAGAAGAGGTTCGGCAAATACAATACCATAAATATGTAAGGGTAGTTGCTCAGGTCCAAAGATTTACCACCATCAGCCTCAACCTGGCTCTGTAGGGAGAAAGAAGAACCCTCTTCATCTGAACCTTTAATATGGAAACTTACACCAAGGTTCTCTTACCAGAAGTGGAGCAAAAGATGGAAACTTGGACCAGTGCCTTATGTCATCCTCTGGCCTGTAAGAAAACCCACAACCAGCTTGCTTGAGAGAAGAATATAGACGAGCCCTATAACGTTGCCAACAATGTAAAAGAAACTACTAGAAAAGTGGGGCCATACGTTGCTTCCCACTTGCCAGTGAAAAATGTATAGTTCTTATTGTCAACAATTTCTCCCTCCCAGAATGTAACTACCTGAAATatgaaggaaaagagaaagaacaACTGAGCAGAGCTTGCATAATTCCTATAACGGTAAAACTATTTAAATTACTggcaaatataaaaattaaacaaaattacTTGCCATCAGCGTATGAatttaaaaaagtaaaaacattTTGAAATCCAGGGATCCAAAATTACTTACAGGTGTGTCCGCTAAAGGAACATTGAGTGCCTCCATCGTACCACATAGATAACCATTATCAAGATCACATCCTTGGATCCTTACATTAACTTTCCACGCTTCATCTTTCTGTAAACTCGAAACATTCTGAGTTCCCGCAAAAGCCTGGGCAAAAGAGATGGTATTTGTAATTCCAAGTAGGTTTAAAAAGCAGCAGAACTCATTaaacattttggcatccatgccTTGGATGTATTGCAAGAAAAAAGATAGAAGAAACAGATAAAAGGGTGcgataaatataaatttagaaGGAATATTTACAGAGATATTGCTTTGAACAACAACAATTGTAAAAAAATGTTATTTGCATGGATGAAGACTGGTTCACATAGTTAACAACATGAACATACCATATTGAGATGTACCAATCTACCATCAACAAGCACCGCTTCACATTGTAACACATCAATCAGTAAGCTTTAATAAATAGTGATAATAATTGTAGGAATAAAACCATTTTAAAAGTATTTGTTTCATTTATTTTCCTTAACAGTATTATTTTAAAGCTACCTTCGCACTTGGATTGGTTAGCAGCACATATAATCTTAGAAATGCTTAACTAAATGGAATGCATATCCAATAGGTACCCCATGCTACGATTTGCCTGAAAAATCAAACAGGCCGTCAGAACATTGAAACCATGACAGTTCATCATAATCAAGTCATCCAAAATAACCTAATCTGTAAGtagcataaatatatgatagttGAACAGAAATAATATTCATTACCATCACTTGCATCGCTTTGTCTGAATCAAAATTTTACCTACACTAGTATTCACCTTGATGTCCAGGATTACAACCTGTGCCTTTGTTGTTTTTCTCCAGAGTTCATTTCCTTCCAGTTATTTATTAGTTTCTTCCATTgtcaaatattataaaaaaaaagttgttaCTATTTGGCTTGTCTTCACCTATGTACATCCACACTACTGGTGATATATATAAAAGAGACTATGAACCATGATCGCTTCAACTCATATTTCTTCTCATATAAATAACTGCTTAGCTAGCCCTAACATAGATACGGTAAAGAATATTAGACTGGATAAAATTTAGTGAAACATAGAGGCAATATGCACATTTTAAGCATATGAAAGATCGAAGAAGGATGTCTGAGTTGATTCATACTGTGACATATAAGGCAAAAATGAGAGGTTTATTTCTAATACAATCTAGTCATCATGGGATTATCATTTACTTATTTCAGACTTCTTAAGTAAAGATGCAATCACATGTACACATGCTGACATGATCAATGTAATAAACCACTGGACAAGATATAGACAATTACATCTTTGAAGAAACTGACTCCTATCTTAGACCATTAAGAGCCATCAAAAAGTTATGCAAACCTTGTAATGATATTGGAAAATTTATTAATCAAGAAATGAAAGAATTTACCCGTCCAACACTTAAAAGTGTACAAGCAGGAGGTAGAGAATGTCCAGAACTTGCATCTTGTCCTGAGCAAGCTTTTTTTATCAGTATATATTACATGAGCTTTATGAAGAAAATCATGTAAACACATGCAAATGGCTAGAACAGTTCGCTCTAAATACAGTAGTGCGAcatgaaaaataaagaacaagtAGAAAGCATAACAGTGATATCAGATGAACTTATATGTCATACTCTTTAATTGCTAGAATATCTAATGAACTTGGTTGGCTTCTTAGGTGGAGGCATATATGTAagcatctatatatgtatttatatacgAATGTATAATAAGCCAACTCAGCTGCAGATATCCAGTGATTAGAATAACCTAACAGTACAAGCAAAATTTTACACATTGTGATCACCTCCTCTTTCTTAATACATGTTCTTTCAAAGTCAGTACACAAATGATTACAGTCTAAACGGCGAATCGTAAAAGGCTCAAACATATCTACAAATTTTCATCAATAATAACTAGCAAGGCAAAGGAAGACCTTTTCACTCTGTACCTTTCAGTTTACATTTTTATCATCCCTACAGGTTATTATTTCAAGAAGTTGTGCATTTGGTAGTTTAAATGTATGTCATAGAGCTAGCTTTAACCGAAAATATTTCCACCCAAATTGCAACCAAAGCACCAAGGCACTTGGATTTGCAAAGCTTATACAGTAAAAAGAATACAAAGTAGAAAAAATTCAATATTTCCTTAATCCTACCAATCTAAAGCCATCACATAAAGCAAGAGATGTTGCACTTATTTTTCTAGagctaaaaattcttttgataTTGACAGTAAGAAAAACTAAAAGTGCTCCAAGATTCAAGAAACAAGTCAGTTTAGTGggttaataattttaaattggagaaaaagaaagtgTCGACGATGATATGTCAAGCATAGGCTACTCATCATTTGGTTAAGTTGTAAGGCAGCCAATCCACAAGGGAACTTAGTTGAGTATAGGGATTAAGGTTCCATAACAATATAACATACATCACCATGTACATACACGTCCACTATGAAGGTGAAATGTGAGATGGACATGAAAACAAATGTTTCTTCGGagcaataatatataaataaatttattgaagctttttttttttgtggcaaaAAATGTCTTAAATAAATTAGACCAATATAATAAACAAGAGCATGGGTTTGCAGGGATTGGTCCCATTGGTCTAAACAACTGGGAAACACATAACGCCAAGTGAAATTTGAAGGAAGAATTCCCAGTGTATGAACTAAGCACCATGCTGCAACAGGGAAGGCCACATGATGCATGTTACAGAGGAtgaagacaaacagaaagaaaaGTATTAGGAACAAAGAGAGATGAGTGGGCATTCGGAAATGACAATATACTATTGACACACAAGGGGTAGTTGGGTGTTATACAGATACTCCACTAGAAAATAATGTCTCTTAATGAAGTTTGAAGATGAAAATTTAACAGCAATTGTGGATGAAAAATGATGTGGACAGTCTAAGTCAGGTgagatttattttataatttgaaAACCATCATTTTTGTAATGTAGTATTGTAGCAGCCCCAGCCAGTTATTTGGGTTATTCTAATCACTGGATAGCTGCAGATTATATTAAaagatataattatataattcaaAAGATATAATTTAAATTAGCAAGGGGTCGGACATGCCACATGCTAAATTATATCTTTTAAATTAGCTGCATTGTTTCCATATATTGTTATCCTAATCCTTTTTGCCTTTatataaattggatcaagtagATAAAAATTCTATTTGTTCAAAATCTTTTTGTAAATCAGGTGACATGTATTGAATATCCTTGTAAATTATGTATTATTTGGAAATACTGAAGTTTTGGAAGAATTATGTTTAGAAAATGCTTGAAA
The Phoenix dactylifera cultivar Barhee BC4 chromosome 3, palm_55x_up_171113_PBpolish2nd_filt_p, whole genome shotgun sequence DNA segment above includes these coding regions:
- the LOC103715671 gene encoding glucose-induced degradation protein 4 homolog isoform X3 — translated: MPVRVVESSTTSQVSGQDASSGHSLPPACTLLSVGRAFAGTQNVSSLQKDEAWKVNVRIQGCDLDNGYLCGTMEALNVPLADTPVVTFWEGEIVDNKNYTFFTGKWEATPEDDIRHWSKFPSFAPLLSQVEADGGKSLDLSNYPYIFMRWKEQYFVNVGIDCGLTIAGFYYVCFSCSDGSINGFYYDPNSRDIRRSPTKCSKPGNYCYPTSTS
- the LOC103715671 gene encoding glucose-induced degradation protein 4 homolog isoform X2, yielding MPVRVVESSTTSQVSGQDASSGHSLPPACTLLSVGRAFAGTQNVSSLQKDEAWKVNVRIQGCDLDNGYLCGTMEALNVPLADTPVVTFWEGEIVDNKNYTFFTGKWEATPEDDIRHWSKFPSFAPLLSQVEADGGKSLDLSNYPYIFMRWKEQYFVNVGIDCGLTIAGFYYVCFSCSDGSINGFYYDPNSSPFQKLELKCSNEKHLGFTFSSYQLQ
- the LOC103715671 gene encoding glucose-induced degradation protein 4 homolog isoform X4, which codes for MAFAGTQNVSSLQKDEAWKVNVRIQGCDLDNGYLCGTMEALNVPLADTPVVTFWEGEIVDNKNYTFFTGKWEATPEDDIRHWSKFPSFAPLLSQVEADGGKSLDLSNYPYIFMRWKEQYFVNVGIDCGLTIAGFYYVCFSCSDGSINGFYYDPNSRFDIVLTNFWLTNCSPFQKLELKCSNEKHLGFTFSSYQLQ
- the LOC103715671 gene encoding glucose-induced degradation protein 4 homolog isoform X1, yielding MPVRVVESSTTSQVSGQDASSGHSLPPACTLLSVGRAFAGTQNVSSLQKDEAWKVNVRIQGCDLDNGYLCGTMEALNVPLADTPVVTFWEGEIVDNKNYTFFTGKWEATPEDDIRHWSKFPSFAPLLSQVEADGGKSLDLSNYPYIFMRWKEQYFVNVGIDCGLTIAGFYYVCFSCSDGSINGFYYDPNSRFDIVLTNFWLTNCSPFQKLELKCSNEKHLGFTFSSYQLQ